The sequence below is a genomic window from Pleurocapsa sp. PCC 7327.
TATCGGCGACGGTTTGCGGGATGCCCTAGATCCAAAAACGCGATAATCTTTGATAACTTATTCGATATTTTTTGGGTTATTCTAGGGAATCCTGAGAATATATAAATTAAATAAACGCGACTTTGCCTATTTATGAGCGCTACCCCAGTAATCGTTCCTTTTGTCGATCTTTCCTGGCAACACGAACCGCTACAAACCGACATAGAACAAGCGATTAAAAGCGTCATCGAGCGAGGAGATTTTATCCTGGGTCATGCCTTGAGCGAGTTTGAAACGGCTTTTGCTCGCGCTTGCGGAGTCGAACATGGCATCGGGCTAGCATCGGGCACCGACGCGATCGCCCTTGGCTTGCAAGCTTGCGGCATCGGCGCGGGCGACGAAGTTCTCGTTCCTGCCAATACATTTATTGCCACGATTCTGGGAGTTATCCAAGCGGGAGCAACCCCCATTTTAGTCGATTGCGACCCCGATACCGCCCTCATCGATTTAAATTTGGCTGCTAAGGCAATTACTGCCAAAACCAAAGCGATTATCCCCGTTCATTTATACGGGCAGATGGTTTCTCCAGGGCAGTTATTAGATTTTGCTAGCGCCTATAACCTACTGATTTTTGAAGATGCTGCCCAAGCGCATTTGGCACAACGGGAAGGCTACACGGCTGGCTCGGTGGGAATCGCAGCCGCCTTTAGCTTTTATCCGAGTAAAAATCTCGGCGCGTTTGGCAATGGCGGCATGTTAGTTACTCGCGACGAAGCGATCGCCAAAAAAGTCCGAACCCTGCGCAACTACGGCGCGCCCAGCAAATACTATCATGTCGAACTGGGCAAAAACAGCCGTCTCGATACGATCCAAGCCGCTATTCTCCAGGTTAAACTGCCCTATCTATCCAAGTGGAATCGCTTGCGCTATCAAGCTGCCCAAGAGTACGATCGTCGCTTGCAACCCCTACAGTCGTTTGGAATCTCTGCGATCGCTAATCAAAGCGGCACGGGACACGTTTATCACCTCTACGTCATTCAAATTAGCGAAGCTTGCCCTTTAAACCGCAATGAAATTCAGAACCAACTGGCAGCTAGCGGCATCCAAACGGGCATTCACTACCCCCTTCCCTGCCATCTCCAACCCGCCTGCCGTCATCTCGGCTATCAAATCGGCGACTTTCCCAGCAGCGAACGACTGTGCGATCGCATTTTATCCTTGCCAATGTATCCGGGGTTAAGCCGCGAGCCGATCGAATTTCTCAGCGAGCAGTTGTCATCTCTCGCTAGAGTGGTTTCAATTTAAAAAGGTTGTTAAATCTAAACGCGATCCGACTAGGAGCGTAACGATGCTCGCCAAACAAAAATTTCCGCTTGTCAGAGAACAAAACCTCTTTACCATCCTTGTTATCGTTTTACTGGGCGTTCTTTACGCTCCAATCCTTCTCCACTGGTACGATGGCTGGTTAAACAAAAGTATCAGCACCGAACACGAATACTTTAGCCACGGGCTAATCGGTTTTCCCTATGCCGCCTATATTTGTTGGATGCAGCGTAAAAAGTGGCTGCGCTTAGAAAATCGCTCTCATCCCATCGGCGGATTTTTATTGCTATTAGCAGCGGTTTTTTACTTAACTGGCTCTGCCGAATTTGTCAATTTGTCCTTTCCCATTATTTTAACGGGGGTCTGTCTCTGGCTCAAAGGACTGCCTGGTTTGAGGCTGCAAAAATTTTCTTTGCTTTTAGTTTTACTAGCTACTCCCAATTCAGTTCCTTACCTAATTACGCCCTATACGTTACCCTTGCAAATGT
It includes:
- a CDS encoding DegT/DnrJ/EryC1/StrS aminotransferase family protein; protein product: MSATPVIVPFVDLSWQHEPLQTDIEQAIKSVIERGDFILGHALSEFETAFARACGVEHGIGLASGTDAIALGLQACGIGAGDEVLVPANTFIATILGVIQAGATPILVDCDPDTALIDLNLAAKAITAKTKAIIPVHLYGQMVSPGQLLDFASAYNLLIFEDAAQAHLAQREGYTAGSVGIAAAFSFYPSKNLGAFGNGGMLVTRDEAIAKKVRTLRNYGAPSKYYHVELGKNSRLDTIQAAILQVKLPYLSKWNRLRYQAAQEYDRRLQPLQSFGISAIANQSGTGHVYHLYVIQISEACPLNRNEIQNQLAASGIQTGIHYPLPCHLQPACRHLGYQIGDFPSSERLCDRILSLPMYPGLSREPIEFLSEQLSSLARVVSI
- the crtB gene encoding cyanoexosortase B, with the translated sequence MLAKQKFPLVREQNLFTILVIVLLGVLYAPILLHWYDGWLNKSISTEHEYFSHGLIGFPYAAYICWMQRKKWLRLENRSHPIGGFLLLLAAVFYLTGSAEFVNLSFPIILTGVCLWLKGLPGLRLQKFSLLLVLLATPNSVPYLITPYTLPLQMFIAGAAGFLLMQLGFNVTVDGIYLAVDGKLVEVAPYCAGLKMLFTSLYVALLLLHWTGNLSNRKKTNLLLIGAVVISIVANIIRNTLLSFFHGRGYDQLFKWLHDGMGGDLYSTAMLGAIVLLLNFLGRFDPVIESEKSESLSKTQES